From the Taeniopygia guttata chromosome 20, bTaeGut7.mat, whole genome shotgun sequence genome, one window contains:
- the MYL9 gene encoding myosin regulatory light polypeptide 9, giving the protein MSSKRAKAKTTKKRPQRATSNVFAMFDQSQIQEFKEAFNMIDQNRDGFIDKEDLHDMLASLGKNPTDEYLEGMMSEAPGPINFTMFLTMFGEKLNGTDPEDVIRNAFACFDEEASGFIHEDHLRELLTTMGDRFTDEEVDEMYREAPIDKKGNFNYVEFTRILKHGAKDKDD; this is encoded by the exons ATGTCCAGCAAACGTGCCAAAGCCAAGACCACCAAGAAGCGCCCCCAGCGTGCCACCTCCAATGTCTTCGCCATGTTTGACCAGTCGCAGATCCAGGAGTTCAAGGAGGCTTTCAACATGATCGACCAGAACCGAGATGGCTTCATTGACAAGGAGGATCTGCACGACATGCTGGCTTCCCTTG GGAAGAACCCCACTGACGAGTACCTGGAGGGGATGATGAGCGAGGCGCCGGGGCCCATCAACTTCACCATGTTCCTCACTATGTTCGGGGAGAAGCTGAACGGCACCGACCCTGAGGACGTGATCCGCAACGCCTTCGCCTGCTTCGACGAGGAGGCCTCAG GCTTCATCCACGAGGACCACCTGCGTGAGCTGCTGACCACCATGGGGGACAGGTTCACTGATGAGGAGGTGGATGAGATGTACCGGGAGGCGCCCATCGACAAAAAGGGCAACTTCAACTACGTGGAGTTCACCCGCATCCTGAAGCATGGGGCCAAGGACAAGGACGATTAG